A stretch of Astyanax mexicanus isolate ESR-SI-001 chromosome 21, AstMex3_surface, whole genome shotgun sequence DNA encodes these proteins:
- the epn3b gene encoding epsin-3 — MTTSALRRQVKNIVHNYSEAEIKVREATSNDPWGPSSSLMSEIADLTFSVVAFSEVMAMVWKRLNDHGKNWRHVYKALTLLDYLAKTGSERVAQQCRENAFTIQTLRDFQYVDRDGRDQGVNVREKAKQLVALLRDEERLRQERAQALKTKERMAGGGGGGGGGGGGTGGGGGGAYPSRRSSQPSMAALYGEEFSRSRESPSSFNSSASSPRASELEQSRPQTSGEEELQLQLALAMSREEQRSRQGDDTHLQKVLEQSRRESESGQGESSMLDLVDIFGPSTEAPPSDDPWDAQPTCPMTSDPWEAVAVVKSSTPVVGSPWTARPSSGSPSHPWGNSQTPPDPWGAPPTDPSPKSAEHVWRSPARTASVVIDPFSIREEEEEEEEEELREQEERKEERKDGREEGPNSVFSPRCSSPADVDPFVELVVGGQVNGRIEDSPVTFDLSRLGPPLESVTPRMCRTPETFLGPTAASLVNLDTLIPTNPPAKSRNPFLSGLSTPSPTNPFHCEQPRLTLNQMRPSSTSPQPPHTLSYSASLPLPIQQPQRPSLPSSFTQPHHGLLEMPSNLPQPLLPLSPTPAHQTHFHSHNPFL; from the exons ATGACGACCTCAGCCCTGCGGCGGCAGGTGAAGAACATCGTTCATAACTACTCGGAGGCGGAGATTAAGGTGCGGGAGGCGACCTCTAATGACCCCTGGGGTCCGTCCAGTTCCCTGATGTCTGAGATTGCGGACCTGACCTTCAGCGTGGTGGCCTTCAGCGAGGTCATGGCCATGGTCTGGAAACGCCTCAACGACCACGGCAAGAACTGGAGACACGTCTACAAG GCGTTGACTCTTCTGGACTATCTGGCGAAGACGGGTTCGGAGCGGGTGGCCCAGCAGTGCCGGGAGAACGCCTTCACCATCCAGACGCTGCGGGACTTCCAGTACGTGGACCGAGACGGGCGGGACCAGGGCGTGAACGTCAGGGAGAAGGCCAAACAGTTGGTGGCACTGCTGCGGGACGAGGAACGTCTCCGTCAGGAAAGAGCCCAGGCTTTGAAGACCAAAGAGAGGATGgcaggtggaggtggagggggaggtggagggggCGGAGGTACAggaggtggagggggaggggcttatcCCAGTAGGAGGAGCAGCCAGCCTAGTATGGCCGCCCTGTACGGCGAAGAGTTCAGCCGATCCAGAGAATCACCGTCGTCATTTAACT caTCTGCATCTTCTCCCAGAGCGTCAGAGTTGGAACAGTCCCGACCTCAGACCAGCGGAGAGGAAGAGCTACAGCTACAGCTGGCACTCGCCATGAGCAGAGAG GAGCAGCGAAGCCGGCAAGGGGACGACACACACCTTCAGAAAGTTCTGGAGCAGAGCCGGAGAGAGAGCGAATCAGGACAAGGCGAG TCATCCATGCTTGATCTGGTGGATATATTTGGGCCTTCGACTGAAGCGCCACCTAGTGACGACCCCTGGGACGCCCAGCCCACCTGCCCGATGACCTCCGACCCGTGGGAGGCTGTTG ctgtagTAAAGTCTAGTACTCCTGTAGTCGGCAGTCCTTGGACGGCCCGGCCCTCTTCAGGAAGCCCCTCCCACCCGTGGGGAAACAGCCAAACACCTCCAGATCCCTGGGGAGCTCCGCCCACCGACCCAAGCCCTAAATCTGCAGAACATGTATGGAGGAGTCCGGCTCGGACAG ccTCAGTGGTAATCGACCCGTTCTCCATccgggaggaggaagaggaggaagaggaggaggagctgagagaacaggaagagaggaaggaagagagGAAAGATGGACGGGAGGAGGGGCCTAACAGTGTGTTCAGCCCACGCTGCAGTAGCCCAGCAG ATGTAGACCCGTTTGTGGAGTTGGTGGTGGGGGGACAGGTGAACGGTAGGATCGAGGACAGTCCGGTGACCTTTGACCTGTCTCGTCTGGGTCCTCCACTGGAGTCGGTGACGCCTAGAATGTGCCGGACGCCTGAGACGTTTCTGGGTCCGACTGCTGCTTCTCTTGTAAACCTGGATACACTGATCCCAACAAACCCACCGGCCAAGAGCAGAAACCCCTTCCTCTCAG GTCTGAGTACTCCCTCGCCCACTAACCCATTCCACTGTGAGCAGCCCAGACTGACTCTCAATCAGATGCGTCCAAGTTCCACGTCTCCCCAGCCTCCCCACACTCTGTCCTACAGCGCCTCCCTGCCCCTGCCAATCCAGCAGCCACAGCGCCCGTCACTGCCGTCGTCCTTCACCCAGCCCCACCACGGCCTGCTGGAGATGCCCAGCAACCTGCCCCAGCCCCTACTGCCCCTGTCCCCAACGCCGGCCCACCAAACTCACTTCCACAGCCACAACCCCTTCCTCTGA